The proteins below are encoded in one region of Eubacterium sp. 1001713B170207_170306_E7:
- a CDS encoding cyclase family protein: MNIFLSYPLDPNDLAWPGEPVIKVRQCTEIGDETPFNSFMSELPNHCGTHYDAPKHFNPDGLRITELPIDYFVFKKVLLLDIPKNACEGVTIEDLQKHEDEIQKADLLLIRTGFGEVRKTDPKKYQMEGPFLTPETCLYMVNTYKDLRCVGFDFLAIGSPCNDLAAPAHQNLLGLNTEKFITAIEDMNLSELKGKINFVVAAPLRIAGVDSSQVSVIADLD, from the coding sequence ATGAACATTTTCTTATCCTATCCATTGGACCCGAACGATTTAGCATGGCCAGGCGAACCGGTCATCAAAGTAAGACAGTGCACAGAAATCGGCGATGAAACCCCGTTCAACAGCTTTATGTCCGAGCTGCCAAACCACTGCGGCACCCATTACGACGCACCAAAGCACTTTAATCCAGACGGACTGAGAATCACCGAGCTGCCCATTGACTACTTCGTGTTCAAAAAAGTACTGCTTTTAGATATTCCGAAAAATGCCTGCGAGGGCGTAACCATCGAGGATTTACAGAAGCACGAGGACGAAATCCAGAAGGCAGACCTGCTGCTGATCCGTACCGGCTTCGGCGAAGTGCGCAAAACCGATCCTAAAAAATACCAGATGGAAGGCCCGTTCCTGACACCGGAAACCTGCCTGTACATGGTGAATACCTATAAGGACCTGAGATGTGTGGGCTTTGACTTCCTGGCCATCGGCTCACCGTGTAATGATCTGGCCGCTCCGGCGCACCAGAACCTGTTAGGCCTGAACACTGAAAAATTCATCACAGCCATTGAAGACATGAACCTGTCCGAGTTAAAGGGCAAGATCAACTTTGTTGTTGCCGCTCCGCTGCGCATCGCAGGCGTCGACAGCAGCCAGGTCAGCGTTATTGCAGATTTAGACTAA
- a CDS encoding ABC transporter ATP-binding protein: protein MDTQNAIEIKNLSKHYSGFSLKDVSFSLPSGSIMGFIGENGAGKTTTIKALLGLIRPDSGTLQILGRDTSKDEKDIKKNLGVVFADQNFPDDLRPPEITKIMGNIYKTWDKALFENYLSRFRLPLDKRLKDLSKGMKMKLSIAAALSHRPRLLILDEATSGLDPVVRNEILDIFQEFIEDEDHSILMSSHITSDLERIADYITFIHDGQILFSEPKDTLIEDHGIVKCSPGQLEALALTDVVGIQRSSFDVQVMIKNPAAFRNRCREIIVDLPSLEEIMLFYTKGDTK, encoded by the coding sequence ATGGACACTCAAAACGCCATTGAAATCAAAAACCTCAGCAAGCACTACAGCGGCTTTTCACTGAAGGACGTCAGCTTCAGCCTGCCCTCAGGCAGCATCATGGGCTTTATCGGGGAAAACGGAGCCGGTAAAACCACGACCATCAAGGCCCTGCTGGGCCTGATCCGCCCCGACAGCGGCACCCTGCAGATTCTGGGCAGAGACACCTCGAAGGATGAAAAAGACATCAAAAAGAATCTGGGCGTTGTTTTCGCCGATCAGAATTTTCCCGACGACCTCCGGCCGCCCGAAATCACCAAGATCATGGGCAACATCTATAAAACCTGGGACAAAGCCCTGTTTGAGAATTACCTCTCCCGCTTCAGGCTTCCTCTGGACAAGCGCCTCAAGGATCTCTCCAAGGGCATGAAGATGAAGCTTTCCATCGCGGCGGCCCTGTCCCACAGGCCAAGGCTGCTGATTCTGGACGAGGCCACCAGCGGCCTGGACCCGGTGGTGCGCAACGAAATTCTGGATATTTTCCAGGAATTCATCGAGGATGAGGATCACTCAATCCTCATGTCCTCCCATATCACCAGCGATCTGGAACGCATCGCGGATTACATCACCTTTATCCACGACGGGCAGATTCTGTTCAGCGAGCCAAAGGATACACTCATCGAGGATCACGGCATTGTCAAGTGCAGCCCCGGCCAGCTCGAGGCCCTTGCCCTCACCGACGTGGTCGGTATTCAGCGCTCCAGCTTTGACGTCCAGGTCATGATCAAAAACCCGGCGGCATTCAGAAACCGCTGCCGGGAGATCATCGTCGATCTCCCCAGCCTGGAGGAGATCATGCTGTTCTATACCAAAGGAGACACAAAATGA
- a CDS encoding ABC-2 transporter permease, which yields MKGLIIKEFLAMRRYLKLIAILLALYIVMAFLTRSASFFSAVNALLVVFCAFNSFSYDRYNHWNEFAVSLPVSRREMVRSKYVFLLLLALAFTLILLVVNVILNVSADNGLSAVIRNALASVSFALIYLSITTPLIYKFDLEKARYVMIVCAFVPFLLSYIVSSLAGNSIVVLPRKESLISMSVYMTPILTVVFFIGSYLISKLIFLKKDL from the coding sequence ATGAAAGGCTTAATCATCAAAGAGTTTTTAGCGATGCGCCGCTATCTTAAGCTCATTGCTATTCTGCTTGCCCTGTATATTGTCATGGCCTTTCTGACACGATCCGCCTCTTTCTTCTCAGCTGTCAATGCGCTTTTGGTGGTATTCTGTGCCTTCAACAGCTTTAGCTATGACCGTTATAACCATTGGAATGAATTTGCCGTTTCCTTACCGGTGTCCCGCCGGGAGATGGTTCGGAGTAAATACGTCTTTCTGCTTTTGTTGGCTTTGGCATTTACGCTGATCCTTCTGGTTGTCAATGTGATCCTGAATGTTTCTGCCGATAACGGATTAAGCGCGGTGATCAGAAATGCCCTTGCTTCGGTCAGCTTTGCGCTCATATACCTTTCGATCACCACCCCGCTTATCTATAAGTTTGATTTGGAAAAAGCGCGGTATGTGATGATTGTCTGTGCATTTGTTCCTTTTCTGCTGTCGTATATCGTTTCATCGCTGGCCGGAAACAGCATCGTCGTTTTACCCAGAAAGGAGAGCCTTATCTCAATGTCCGTATATATGACACCAATCCTGACCGTTGTTTTTTTTATTGGCTCTTACTTGATATCCAAGCTGATTTTTCTAAAAAAAGATTTATAG
- a CDS encoding FadR/GntR family transcriptional regulator, with the protein MPSDRKKPANALSPIDNSSIVDKIIDRIVKAISTGQFKVGEKLPSEFELMEELNVGRNSLREAMKILSALGVVDIKRGDGTYVCDHIAPTVFNPIIYSIIFQAESDPDMVEFRECMEEMVLRTAMKKATDGDIVHLSQIIKEIRRAYESGDKEKAAYLDYKFHVTIADICGNPYISKLVNGIYEIFSLSIEDTINTRELFDKAEGYHKEILRCIQEKDVKSIDAAVEKSMTFWHDKDA; encoded by the coding sequence ATGCCAAGCGACAGAAAAAAACCGGCAAATGCCCTTTCACCCATTGATAACTCCTCCATTGTTGACAAGATTATCGACCGGATCGTCAAAGCCATTTCTACCGGGCAGTTTAAAGTAGGGGAAAAACTCCCCAGTGAATTTGAGCTCATGGAAGAGCTGAACGTGGGGCGGAACTCCCTGCGCGAGGCCATGAAAATTCTATCCGCCCTGGGCGTGGTAGACATCAAACGCGGCGACGGCACCTATGTGTGTGACCACATTGCCCCCACGGTGTTCAACCCCATTATCTACAGCATCATCTTCCAGGCCGAAAGCGACCCGGACATGGTGGAATTCAGGGAGTGCATGGAGGAAATGGTCCTGCGCACAGCCATGAAAAAGGCCACTGACGGCGACATCGTCCACCTGAGCCAGATTATCAAGGAGATCCGCAGGGCTTATGAGAGCGGCGACAAGGAAAAGGCCGCCTATCTCGACTATAAGTTTCACGTCACCATTGCCGACATCTGCGGCAACCCTTATATTTCCAAGCTGGTCAACGGGATCTATGAGATCTTTTCCCTGTCCATTGAGGATACCATCAACACCCGGGAGCTCTTTGACAAGGCCGAGGGCTACCACAAGGAAATCCTGCGCTGTATTCAGGAAAAGGACGTCAAAAGCATTGACGCCGCTGTGGAAAAGAGCATGACCTTCTGGCACGACAAGGACGCTTAA
- a CDS encoding ABC-2 transporter permease, translating into MKGLIIKEFLGLRQYFRVLGFLLFAYIIMSWCLRTTGIFPAINAFLIMICVLNSFNYDELNHWEPFVLTFPLSKTDMVRSKYLFILLLCAASTVMTLLLSLTVGYFLHTSLSTVIIGSAASIFAGMFLAALFTPVIYQYGTEKARYIIVAIIMVPTFLLMTFGRYLNPYLPPGPQVLTLLAWALPVLVIFLFFLSYRISKRIVLKREY; encoded by the coding sequence ATGAAAGGGCTAATCATCAAAGAGTTTCTCGGCCTGCGCCAGTATTTCAGGGTGCTTGGTTTTCTGCTGTTTGCCTATATCATCATGTCCTGGTGTCTGAGGACAACGGGCATCTTTCCGGCCATCAATGCCTTTTTGATTATGATCTGCGTGCTCAACAGCTTTAACTATGATGAGCTGAACCACTGGGAACCCTTTGTTCTGACCTTTCCCCTGTCAAAAACCGATATGGTGCGCAGCAAGTATCTCTTTATTCTGCTTCTCTGCGCGGCCAGCACGGTCATGACCCTCTTGCTGAGCCTGACGGTCGGTTATTTTCTGCACACCTCCCTGTCAACGGTCATTATCGGTTCGGCCGCGTCCATTTTTGCAGGCATGTTTCTGGCCGCTCTCTTTACTCCGGTTATCTATCAATACGGCACCGAAAAGGCCCGCTACATCATTGTCGCCATCATCATGGTGCCGACTTTTTTGCTTATGACCTTTGGCCGCTATCTGAACCCTTACCTGCCGCCAGGCCCTCAGGTCCTGACGCTGCTGGCCTGGGCCCTCCCGGTGCTTGTCATCTTTCTCTTTTTCCTGTCCTACCGGATTTCAAAGCGCATTGTCCTGAAAAGGGAGTATTGA
- a CDS encoding ABC-2 transporter permease, producing MKGLIIKEFLGLRRYFRLLSALMVLYIFMAIGMTSISIFSAINAILVMICALSGFSYDSYNHWNEFAMTLPLSRADLVKSKYLFILLLCAFGTVITLILSLAVGLIIHVPMQEIFIGALCSALAALFLGALTTPFIYKFGVEKARYILIIVVMIPTLGFVSFGSYLSGLQLPSAQTLTLLAWCAPALVLAFVFLSYRISRHIFMCQDL from the coding sequence ATGAAAGGCTTAATCATCAAAGAATTTCTCGGCCTGCGCCGGTATTTCAGGCTTCTGTCGGCACTCATGGTGCTGTATATTTTCATGGCCATTGGCATGACCTCCATCTCGATTTTCTCGGCCATCAACGCCATTCTGGTCATGATCTGCGCACTCAGCGGCTTCAGCTATGACAGCTATAACCACTGGAACGAATTTGCCATGACCCTGCCGCTGAGCCGGGCCGACCTGGTAAAAAGCAAATACCTTTTTATCTTACTGCTGTGTGCCTTCGGCACCGTGATCACACTGATCCTCAGCCTTGCCGTGGGACTGATCATCCACGTGCCCATGCAGGAAATTTTCATCGGGGCCCTGTGCTCGGCGCTGGCCGCCCTGTTCCTCGGTGCGCTGACCACTCCGTTTATCTACAAGTTCGGCGTCGAAAAGGCCCGGTATATCCTGATCATCGTGGTGATGATCCCCACCCTTGGCTTTGTGAGCTTCGGCAGCTACCTGTCCGGCCTCCAGCTGCCCTCAGCCCAGACCCTTACCCTTCTGGCCTGGTGCGCCCCGGCGCTGGTGCTGGCCTTTGTGTTCCTGTCCTATCGGATTTCCCGGCATATTTTTATGTGTCAGGATTTGTAA
- a CDS encoding PolC-type DNA polymerase III: MNALNPIIHKQNDLVELIKKYGLEPQKVEVNSASQELVFTFKTRIPECDSISVQRELVDIFDYTKSLSVIIAPEAAESSGTVSKKPVHKLMENVDYDALAKKKEEALNKRLKVIKDTPPAKTSGGASGKKDGKEVEARTLGVGEVVMGDKIKRPAQSMGEIDFSTGAVLDSTNIVVSGRVFGIDSREITDKTTLFTFNITDEHGSVSCKIFARKKNVGMIKENLKKDRWFKVEGNINYDEYSHEKVLTPKNMEIAAAPVRRDNAEEKRVELHLHSQYSSMDAVSKVAKIMKQANDFGHDAIGITDHGVLQAYPEMMALSKKYGIKVLYGVEGYLVDDDQYIVTGEQNESFEGEFVFFDLETTGLIPGKDNIIEIAAVKIKNKHIVDTFSKIVNPHRPIPPFITNLTGITNQMVEAGEEEADAVKAFHEFCGDLILVAHNAKFDMGFMEIALDKHGLENNITYIDTLAMSRTLIPTINKHNLKKLASYFKVDMGHHHRALDDSVCSAKIFVKLMELAQKREVEEVAGLNGLMDVEQIIKSGDTYHIIIYAKNQAGLKDLYKLVSEAHINYFYRRPRIPKSLLAAHRENLIIGSACEAGELYKAVLKNVPKNRLDEIADFYDYFEVQPLGNNEYLLRNETVHAMEELADVNRRIVELGREKGKLVVATGDVHFVDPSDAYFREILQAGQGYKDSHEQPPLYYRSTQEMLDEFTYLDPQTAYELVVTNPRRVADMFDDVKPIPDGTFPPIIEGSDDEIRDMVYKKAHEMYGDPLPDIVEQRVKRELDSIIGNGYSVLYLIAQKLVHHSLEDGYLVGSRGSVGSSLVAMLCGITEVNSLAPHYVCPNCKHYEFFDSTKVGVGPDLPNENCPKCGHPMNKDGFDIPFETFLGFEGDKEPDIDLNFSGENQPEAHHYTEVLFGEGKVYRAGTIATLADKTAFGYVKNFFDENGVTAPRAEMERVIEGCAGVKRTTGQHPGGVMVVPRDKDIYDFTPIQYPADDRDCGTMTTHFDYHSISGRLLKLDILGHDDPTMLRMLKDITGLDPQEIPLDDEKVISLFTGTGALDLKDDDFDIPLGTCGIPEFGTNFVRQMVLDTKPTAFSDLIRISGLSHGTDVWTNNAQDLVRSGTATIKDVICTRDDIMLGLISMGLAPKESFSIMEHVRKGKGLTEDEEAYMKENNVPAWYIDSCKKIKYMFPKAHAAAYVMMAFRIAYYKVYYPLAYYATYFSIRAKEFNLEKMTNGKETVKKTLAEIRAQGNKASNKDQQLLTSLELALEMYCRGYGFKNVDVYESHYSEFKIVGDDLLPPLNAIDGLGDKAAMQIYEEAQRRPFISKEDLQTRAKVNKSNIEKLEQFGCLNSLPDSNQMSFMSMF, encoded by the coding sequence GTGAACGCCTTGAATCCGATTATACACAAACAGAATGATCTGGTGGAACTCATCAAAAAATACGGCTTGGAGCCTCAGAAGGTCGAGGTGAATTCTGCAAGCCAGGAGCTGGTTTTTACTTTTAAAACCCGTATACCCGAGTGCGACAGTATTTCGGTGCAGCGGGAGCTTGTGGATATTTTTGACTATACCAAAAGCCTGAGCGTCATCATTGCCCCGGAGGCCGCGGAGAGCAGCGGAACCGTATCTAAGAAACCGGTCCATAAGCTCATGGAAAATGTGGATTATGACGCGCTGGCCAAAAAGAAAGAGGAGGCGCTGAATAAGCGCCTGAAGGTCATAAAGGATACACCGCCGGCTAAGACCAGCGGCGGCGCGTCCGGTAAAAAGGACGGCAAAGAGGTGGAAGCCCGGACGCTGGGCGTCGGCGAGGTGGTTATGGGCGACAAGATCAAGCGCCCGGCCCAGTCCATGGGAGAAATTGACTTCAGCACCGGCGCGGTGCTTGACAGCACTAACATCGTGGTCAGCGGCCGGGTCTTTGGCATTGACTCCAGGGAAATCACCGATAAAACGACCCTCTTTACCTTTAACATTACCGATGAGCACGGCAGTGTTTCCTGTAAGATTTTCGCCCGGAAAAAGAACGTGGGCATGATCAAGGAAAATCTGAAAAAAGACCGCTGGTTTAAGGTGGAGGGCAATATCAATTATGACGAGTACTCCCACGAAAAGGTGCTGACGCCCAAGAATATGGAGATTGCCGCCGCGCCGGTAAGGCGTGACAATGCAGAGGAAAAGCGGGTGGAGCTTCACCTTCACAGCCAGTACAGTTCCATGGACGCAGTGAGCAAGGTGGCCAAAATCATGAAGCAGGCCAACGACTTTGGTCATGACGCCATCGGCATTACCGACCACGGCGTGCTTCAGGCCTATCCGGAAATGATGGCTCTGAGCAAAAAATACGGCATTAAGGTGCTGTACGGCGTCGAGGGCTACCTGGTGGACGATGACCAGTATATCGTGACCGGGGAGCAGAATGAAAGCTTTGAGGGCGAGTTTGTTTTCTTTGACCTTGAGACCACTGGACTGATCCCGGGCAAGGACAACATCATCGAGATCGCGGCCGTCAAAATCAAAAACAAGCACATTGTGGATACCTTCTCCAAGATCGTCAACCCACACCGGCCCATTCCGCCCTTTATCACCAACCTCACCGGGATTACCAATCAGATGGTTGAGGCCGGCGAGGAAGAGGCCGACGCGGTCAAAGCCTTTCATGAATTCTGCGGCGATCTCATTCTGGTGGCCCACAACGCAAAATTTGATATGGGCTTTATGGAGATTGCCCTGGACAAGCACGGCCTCGAAAACAACATCACCTACATTGATACGCTGGCCATGTCCAGAACGCTGATTCCCACCATTAACAAGCATAACCTTAAAAAGCTGGCGAGCTACTTTAAGGTGGACATGGGGCACCACCACCGGGCTCTGGACGACTCGGTATGCTCGGCGAAGATTTTCGTCAAGCTCATGGAGCTGGCCCAGAAGCGGGAAGTGGAGGAAGTCGCCGGGCTCAACGGCCTTATGGATGTCGAACAGATCATAAAATCCGGCGATACCTACCATATTATCATCTACGCCAAAAACCAGGCAGGCCTGAAGGATTTGTACAAGCTGGTTTCCGAGGCGCATATCAATTATTTCTACCGCCGTCCCAGAATACCCAAGTCCCTGCTGGCGGCCCACCGGGAAAACCTCATCATCGGCAGCGCCTGTGAGGCTGGAGAGCTGTACAAGGCAGTGCTGAAGAACGTGCCCAAGAACCGGCTGGATGAAATTGCCGATTTTTATGATTATTTTGAGGTTCAGCCCCTGGGAAACAACGAATACCTGCTGCGCAACGAGACCGTGCACGCCATGGAGGAGCTGGCCGATGTTAACCGGCGGATCGTCGAGCTTGGCCGGGAAAAGGGCAAGCTGGTAGTCGCCACCGGGGACGTCCATTTTGTGGATCCCAGCGACGCCTATTTCAGAGAGATTCTGCAGGCCGGACAGGGCTATAAGGATTCCCATGAGCAGCCGCCGCTCTACTACCGCTCGACCCAGGAAATGCTGGACGAGTTCACCTACCTGGACCCACAGACCGCCTATGAGCTGGTGGTCACCAACCCGCGCAGGGTGGCGGACATGTTCGACGACGTGAAGCCCATACCCGACGGCACCTTCCCGCCCATCATTGAGGGCTCAGATGACGAGATCCGGGATATGGTCTATAAAAAGGCCCATGAGATGTACGGCGATCCGCTGCCCGACATTGTGGAGCAGCGCGTGAAGCGCGAGCTGGACTCCATTATCGGCAACGGCTATTCCGTCCTGTATTTGATCGCCCAGAAGCTGGTGCACCACTCTCTGGAGGACGGGTACCTGGTCGGCTCCAGAGGCTCGGTCGGCTCGTCGCTGGTGGCCATGCTGTGCGGGATCACTGAGGTTAACTCGCTGGCGCCCCACTATGTCTGCCCGAACTGCAAGCATTATGAGTTCTTTGACAGCACAAAGGTGGGGGTAGGGCCTGACCTTCCCAATGAGAACTGCCCAAAGTGCGGCCATCCCATGAACAAGGACGGCTTTGATATTCCCTTTGAAACCTTCCTTGGGTTTGAGGGCGATAAGGAGCCGGATATTGACCTTAACTTCTCGGGTGAAAACCAGCCCGAGGCGCACCATTACACCGAGGTGCTCTTTGGCGAGGGCAAGGTCTACCGCGCCGGAACCATCGCCACACTGGCGGATAAGACGGCCTTTGGCTATGTGAAAAATTTCTTTGATGAAAATGGCGTTACGGCTCCGAGAGCTGAGATGGAGCGCGTGATCGAGGGCTGCGCCGGGGTTAAACGTACCACGGGCCAGCACCCCGGCGGGGTTATGGTCGTGCCGAGGGATAAGGATATCTACGACTTTACGCCCATCCAGTACCCGGCCGATGACCGGGACTGCGGCACCATGACCACCCACTTCGATTACCACTCCATTTCCGGCCGCCTCCTGAAGCTCGATATTCTGGGCCACGATGATCCGACCATGCTCCGCATGCTCAAGGACATCACCGGCCTTGACCCCCAGGAGATTCCCCTGGACGACGAAAAGGTCATCAGCCTGTTTACAGGCACCGGCGCCCTGGATCTGAAGGACGATGATTTCGATATTCCTCTGGGAACCTGCGGGATCCCCGAGTTCGGAACCAACTTTGTCCGCCAGATGGTGCTGGACACCAAGCCTACGGCCTTTTCAGACCTGATCCGTATTTCCGGCCTCTCCCACGGGACCGACGTCTGGACCAACAACGCCCAGGACCTTGTGCGCTCTGGCACTGCGACCATCAAGGACGTTATCTGTACCCGTGACGATATCATGCTCGGCCTCATCTCAATGGGACTGGCGCCCAAGGAGTCCTTCAGCATTATGGAGCATGTCCGTAAGGGGAAGGGCCTGACCGAGGATGAGGAAGCCTATATGAAGGAAAACAACGTGCCGGCCTGGTACATTGATTCCTGTAAAAAAATCAAGTACATGTTCCCAAAGGCCCACGCGGCCGCCTATGTCATGATGGCCTTCCGCATTGCCTACTACAAGGTCTATTACCCGCTGGCCTATTACGCGACCTATTTCAGTATCCGGGCCAAAGAATTTAACCTGGAAAAGATGACCAACGGCAAGGAAACGGTCAAGAAAACCCTGGCGGAAATCCGAGCCCAGGGCAATAAGGCCAGCAACAAGGACCAGCAGCTTCTGACCTCGCTGGAGCTGGCGCTGGAAATGTACTGCCGTGGCTACGGCTTTAAAAACGTCGATGTCTACGAGTCCCATTACAGCGAGTTTAAAATTGTCGGAGACGATCTGCTTCCGCCGCTCAACGCCATCGACGGCCTGGGAGACAAGGCGGCCATGCAGATTTACGAGGAGGCCCAGAGGCGGCCCTTTATCTCCAAAGAGGATTTGCAGACACGCGCCAAGGTCAATAAATCCAACATCGAAAAGCTGGAACAGTTCGGCTGTCTCAACAGCCTGCCGGATTCCAACCAGATGAGCTTTATGAGCATGTTTTAG
- the garR gene encoding 2-hydroxy-3-oxopropionate reductase, with translation MDQMVGFIGLGIMGKPMAENLVKGGCKLLVNDLNEAAVKELTDLGAQAGTLKEIGEKCSVIFTILPNGTIVQSVLFGPDGVAEGIQKGSVVVDMSSVTPTESKICADRLESQGVMFLDAPVSGGEPKAIDGTLAFMVGGSQKAFDQMMPYFDIMGASALLVGGTGSGSVTKLANQVIVNLNIAAVSEALVLATKAGADPELVYKAIRGGLAGSTVLDAKAPLMIDRNFVPGGKISINLKDIKNVMATAHDIDVPLPMSSQLLEIMQALKVDGHLEDDHGGIVQYFEKLAGVEVKRKED, from the coding sequence ATGGATCAAATGGTTGGTTTTATCGGACTAGGTATTATGGGGAAACCAATGGCTGAGAACCTGGTCAAGGGTGGCTGTAAGCTGTTGGTAAACGATTTGAATGAAGCGGCAGTAAAGGAACTGACCGATTTAGGGGCCCAGGCCGGAACGTTAAAGGAAATCGGTGAAAAATGCAGCGTTATTTTCACGATTCTGCCCAACGGCACCATTGTTCAGTCGGTATTGTTTGGCCCGGACGGCGTGGCTGAGGGGATTCAGAAGGGCAGCGTGGTCGTGGACATGAGTTCAGTGACACCGACCGAATCCAAAATCTGCGCAGACCGGCTGGAATCACAGGGCGTGATGTTCCTGGACGCGCCGGTAAGCGGCGGAGAACCCAAGGCAATCGACGGAACACTGGCCTTTATGGTCGGCGGCAGTCAGAAGGCCTTTGACCAGATGATGCCATACTTTGACATCATGGGCGCATCGGCCCTGCTGGTCGGCGGAACCGGCAGCGGCTCTGTGACCAAGCTCGCCAACCAGGTCATTGTCAACCTGAACATCGCGGCGGTATCGGAGGCGCTGGTACTGGCCACAAAGGCCGGAGCCGATCCGGAGCTGGTATACAAGGCCATCCGTGGCGGTCTGGCCGGAAGCACCGTGCTTGACGCCAAGGCCCCGCTGATGATTGACCGTAACTTTGTGCCCGGCGGCAAGATTTCCATTAACCTCAAGGATATTAAGAATGTCATGGCAACCGCCCACGACATCGACGTGCCGCTGCCCATGAGCAGCCAGCTGCTGGAAATCATGCAGGCCCTGAAGGTAGACGGCCATCTGGAAGATGACCACGGCGGCATTGTACAGTATTTTGAAAAGCTGGCCGGTGTCGAAGTAAAACGCAAGGAAGACTAG
- a CDS encoding four-carbon acid sugar kinase family protein, with translation MTERLDASILTTFKPIPEEEVTAQLSEALKGFDRKIVVLDDDPTGVQTVHDISVYTDWSVDSMRKGFDEENSMFFILTNSRGLTVEETTKAHREMAENILQVAKETGKPFVVISRSDSTLRGHYPLEPEILKDVIEAGSDQKIDGEIIYPFFKEGGRFTIGNVHYVQEGDVLVPAGETEFAKDKSFGYKASHLGEWCEEKSGGRYKAEDVTFIALEDLRNLEIDKITDQLMQVKDFNKIVVNSIDYADVKVFAIALVKAMNQGKNFIFRSAAAITKVLGGVPDKPILSHDELILTENENGGIIVVGSHVNKTTAQLEELKNSSRPIEFIEFNQHRVLEENGLEQEVERVVAIVDADIKAGKTVAVYTRRDRFDLDTDDKDEQLKVSVKISDAVTSIITNLSVRPNFIVAKGGITSSDIGTKALRVQKANVMGQIKPGIPVWMTGEESKFPGLPYVIFPGNVGTNTTLREAVETLMGV, from the coding sequence ATGACAGAAAGACTTGACGCATCCATTTTAACAACCTTTAAGCCCATTCCGGAAGAAGAGGTTACCGCACAGCTGAGCGAAGCCCTAAAGGGCTTTGACCGCAAGATCGTGGTTCTGGACGACGACCCCACCGGGGTGCAGACCGTACACGATATTTCCGTTTACACCGACTGGTCAGTCGACAGCATGCGTAAGGGCTTTGACGAGGAAAACAGCATGTTCTTTATCCTGACCAACTCCAGAGGGCTGACCGTAGAGGAAACCACAAAAGCCCACAGGGAAATGGCTGAGAACATCTTACAGGTCGCCAAGGAAACCGGTAAGCCGTTTGTGGTGATCAGCCGGAGTGACTCGACCCTGCGCGGGCATTATCCGCTGGAGCCTGAAATCTTAAAGGACGTTATCGAGGCGGGCTCAGACCAGAAAATCGACGGCGAAATCATCTATCCATTCTTTAAAGAGGGCGGCCGCTTTACCATCGGCAACGTGCACTATGTGCAGGAAGGCGATGTGCTGGTACCGGCGGGCGAAACCGAGTTTGCCAAGGACAAGTCCTTTGGCTACAAGGCGTCCCATCTGGGCGAGTGGTGTGAGGAAAAATCCGGCGGCAGATACAAGGCGGAGGACGTGACCTTTATCGCGCTGGAGGACCTGAGAAATCTGGAAATTGACAAGATTACAGATCAGCTCATGCAGGTCAAAGATTTTAATAAGATTGTGGTCAATTCCATCGACTACGCCGATGTTAAGGTTTTTGCCATCGCGTTGGTAAAAGCCATGAATCAGGGTAAAAACTTTATATTCCGTTCAGCCGCGGCCATCACCAAGGTACTGGGCGGCGTGCCGGACAAGCCGATTCTCAGCCACGACGAGCTGATCCTGACCGAAAACGAAAATGGCGGCATCATCGTTGTCGGCTCCCATGTCAACAAGACCACCGCCCAGCTCGAGGAGCTGAAAAACTCAAGCCGGCCCATTGAATTTATCGAGTTCAACCAGCACCGGGTCCTGGAAGAAAACGGGCTGGAGCAGGAAGTGGAGCGGGTCGTCGCCATTGTGGACGCCGACATCAAGGCGGGCAAGACCGTGGCCGTCTATACCCGGCGGGACCGCTTCGACCTGGACACCGACGACAAGGACGAACAGCTCAAGGTATCAGTTAAAATATCGGACGCGGTGACCAGCATCATTACGAACCTGTCCGTACGGCCCAACTTTATTGTGGCCAAGGGCGGCATTACCTCCAGTGATATTGGCACCAAGGCGCTGCGGGTACAGAAGGCCAATGTCATGGGCCAGATCAAGCCGGGGATTCCGGTATGGATGACCGGGGAGGAAAGTAAATTCCCGGGACTGCCCTATGTGATCTTCCCGGGCAATGTGGGCACCAATACCACACTGAGAGAAGCAGTTGAAACCCTGATGGGTGTATGA